The Virgibacillus siamensis sequence AACTTTTTGTACGTTTTTATTATAAGTACCAACCTGTAATCCTACATTATCCCAATTATAGGCCAAATAAGCAGGTGCCAACGATTCCATTGCAGCAAATAAATCTTTACTCCTGATAACTTGTGTCATCACACAAAACCTCCTCAATCCATTTCATTTCCTTCCTGTATTCCGCTGCTTTTAATTCATCTTTTACCTTTGCTTTTTCCAATTGTGACACGACCCGCGATCGTTTATCCAATTCCTTCTCCCATTTATTCTTGAATAGTGATGGTTGTTTTTGTAATAAAATTGGACCAAAAAGCAATTGTTTTTCCGTATATGGAGTTGCATGCAAGTCTTTTTCCGTAAGCTTATCGGCAACAATCACTTCATAAATATGACCATTTTCCTCCAAAATGGACTCATGCGTGATGACGTAGCCATTTGCAAGAAACCATCTGCGGATACTGCGTTCATCAACATTCGGCTGTGTAATGATTCTATCCACTTTATCAAGTTTTTGTTTGCCGTTTTCCAGAATGGACGTTATCAAAGTACCACCCATACCCGCAATGACGATATGGTTGACTTCATCCTTTTTCAGAACTTCCAACCCATCACCTATCCGAACATCAATTTTCGATGTCAGCTTATGCTTTTGGACAGATTCAACAGCACTTGTGTACGGTCCTTTACTTATTTCTCCAGCTATTGCCTGGGCATTGTCATCATGTTGACATACATAACAAGGTAAATACGCATGATCCGAACCAATATCTGCGAAAACAGCACCTTGGTCCAGGAATGATGCTGCTGTTCTCAACCGATTGGAAAGTTTTATTATATTTGTCATCTTTTTCTCCTTCAATAGCATAAAAGAGCAAGCCTGCTGCATGCTGCCAGTAAGCTCACTCTTTTTAAGCATAATGTTAATTTCTATAAATCGTATAAGTTATTTTTTCTTTGAGAGCCATTCAGCAACTGCGTCTGCTTCTGCTCCCTGTAATAAACCACCAGGCATTCCTGCTTTAGGGAATCCATTTTTGATAATTTCTCTGATTTCTTCTTTTGAATGCGTACTTCCCACTTTTTGAAGATTCGGTCCAACTCCACCGGAAAGATCAGCACCGTGGCAACTGGCACAAGTATTCTCAAAAATCTTGGATGGATCAGTTGATGCAGTTTCGCCACCTTTTGAATCCTGTGACTGTTCCTGTTTCTCCCCGCCTTTTTTATGCTCGTCCTCAATCGCCTGGCGCTGGTCAATACCAACAACTGAGATAACAATTACTAATAATATACCTACTACAGCGATGATAGCATACGGGATGACCGGGTTGTTTTTCATTGTATTTCCTCCTTATGTAATCCCTTATTCTATTTTTAAAGCTATATATATTCTACTTTAAAAACTGCATAGTTTAAAGGGATAATATGTGAATTTTTTAAAACGCTATAAAAACTGTTTCAGTTCATTATGATTTCATTGACAATCCCGAAGTTAATGGATTGTGATTTTACAACTATTGTTACCAAATGATATAAAAATAACCACAGCGGACCTTAGAAAAACAACATTGTTGTCTGCCTAAAAAAGACAGACAACAACAGTACTACAAGCTGCAGTACTGTGGATAATCATATTTATATAGGAAATCTATTTATAATTGCAGCAAAACCGGAAAAAAGAAATTGGGAGAGGATTGTGCTCTGCACTTTTAACTTCACCATTTCAATCAACCACAATTTTCCGGTTTATTCAAGAAAGTCTTTCAGCCGTTTGCTGCGACTCGGATGTCTTAATTTCCTCAACGCTTTCGCTTCAATTTGACGAATACGCTCTCTTGTGACACCAAATACCTTACCGACCTCTTCCAGTGTGCGTGTACGACCGTCATCAAGACCAAAACGCAAACGCAATACATTTTCTTCCCGGTCTGTAAGCGTATCAAGTACATCTTCAAGCTGTTCTTTCAGTAACTCATAAGCAGCATGGTCTGATGGTGAAACAGCTTCCTGATCCTCGATGAAATCACCCAGGTGTGAATCATCCTCTTCACCAATTGGTGTTTCCAGCGATACAGGTTCCTGTGCAATTTTTAGTATATCCCGTACCTTATCCGGTGACAGTTCCATTTCTTTCCCAATTTCCTCAGGTGTCGGTTCACGTCCTAAATCCTGCAGTAACTGACGCTGTACCCGAATAAGCTTATTTATGGTTTCCACCATATGCACCGGGATTCGGATTGTTCTTGCCTGGTCTGCGATAGCACGTGTAATTGCCTGCCGAATCCACCAGGTGGCATACGTACTGAATTTAAACCCTTTACGATAGTCAAATTTTTCTACCGCTTTAATCAGACCCATGTTTCCTTCCTGGATTAAATCAAGAAAAAGCATTCCTCGTCCAACATAACGTTTTGCAATACTTACAACCAGACGAAGGTTTGCTTCGGCAAGGCGCCTTTTGGCTTCCTCCTCACCATTTTCAATTCGATGCGCAAGGTCAATTTCTTCTGCGGCAGATAATAAATCCACCCTGCCGATTTCTTTAAGATACATACGGACAGGATCATTTATCTTAATACCAAGAGGAACACTCAAATCATTTAAATCAAATTCTTCCTCTTTGGCAATCTGCTGCATCTTAGGATCATCTTCTGAATCACCGATAATTTCCACACCCTGCTCTGTCAGGTACTCATAAAATTCATCCATCTGCTCTGATTCAAGCTCAAAGCTGGATAAACGGTCAGCCACTTCTTCATAAGCTAGCACCCC is a genomic window containing:
- a CDS encoding tRNA (adenine(22)-N(1))-methyltransferase, with translation MTNIIKLSNRLRTAASFLDQGAVFADIGSDHAYLPCYVCQHDDNAQAIAGEISKGPYTSAVESVQKHKLTSKIDVRIGDGLEVLKKDEVNHIVIAGMGGTLITSILENGKQKLDKVDRIITQPNVDERSIRRWFLANGYVITHESILEENGHIYEVIVADKLTEKDLHATPYTEKQLLFGPILLQKQPSLFKNKWEKELDKRSRVVSQLEKAKVKDELKAAEYRKEMKWIEEVLCDDTSYQE
- the cccA gene encoding cytochrome c550; translated protein: MKNNPVIPYAIIAVVGILLVIVISVVGIDQRQAIEDEHKKGGEKQEQSQDSKGGETASTDPSKIFENTCASCHGADLSGGVGPNLQKVGSTHSKEEIREIIKNGFPKAGMPGGLLQGAEADAVAEWLSKKK
- the rpoD gene encoding RNA polymerase sigma factor RpoD, whose product is MAENKPSQTKENEHELTLDQAKDQLLDLGKKRGVLAYEEVADRLSSFELESEQMDEFYEYLTEQGVEIIGDSEDDPKMQQIAKEEEFDLNDLSVPLGIKINDPVRMYLKEIGRVDLLSAAEEIDLAHRIENGEEEAKRRLAEANLRLVVSIAKRYVGRGMLFLDLIQEGNMGLIKAVEKFDYRKGFKFSTYATWWIRQAITRAIADQARTIRIPVHMVETINKLIRVQRQLLQDLGREPTPEEIGKEMELSPDKVRDILKIAQEPVSLETPIGEEDDSHLGDFIEDQEAVSPSDHAAYELLKEQLEDVLDTLTDREENVLRLRFGLDDGRTRTLEEVGKVFGVTRERIRQIEAKALRKLRHPSRSKRLKDFLE